AGTGAGCGTCGGCCTCGGTGGTTCGCGGCGGGGGCGGCGGTGCTTCTCCTCGGGGCGGCAGCCGCGGCGCTGGCGGCGGACGACGGCCCGCGCCGCGGTGGCGAGCTGCTCTTCATCATGCCGGCGGCCGACCCGCCGTCCTACGACGCCCACCGTGAGGACACCTTCGCCGTCATCCAGCCCGCGGCCCCCCACTACAACACCCTGCTGCGCCCGGATCCGTCCGATCGCACGGGGACGCGGCTCGTGGGCGACCTGGCCGAGTCGTGGACGGTGTCGAGCGACGGGCGCACCTACACGGTGAGGCTCCGGCGCGGCGTGCGGTTCCACGACGGCGCCGGGATGACCTCGGCCGACGTGAAGGCCTCCTATGACAAGATCATCTCTCCGCCCGAGGGTGTCACCTCCGCCCGCAAGGGCGAGTTCGTGGCGGTCGAAGGCGTCGAGGCTCCGGACCCGCACACGGTGGTCTTCCGGCTCAAGTGGGCGTCGAACTCCTTCCTCGGGTCGCTGGCCTCGCCGTGGAACTGGATCTACAAGGCCGAGATCCTGGCGCGGGACCCGCGCTGGTACCAGCGGAACATCATGGGCACGGGCCCGTTCAAGTTCGTCGAGCACGTCAAGGGCTCCCACTGGGTGGGGAGGCGGAACCCGGACTACTGGGACACGGGCAAGCCGTACCTCGACGGCTATCGGGCGCTCTTCATCACCCAGGCCGCCGCCCAGGTGGCAGCCATCCGTGCCGAGCGGGCCCACATCCAGTTCCGCGGCTTCACGCCGGCGAACCGCGAGACCCTGGTGCAGGCGCTGGGGTCCAACCTCACGGTGCAGGAGAGCGCGTGGAACTGCCATGCGATGCTGGTCTTCAACCACGAGAAACCCCCCTTCGATGATCGGCGTTTCCGGCGGGCGCTGTCGCTCGCGATCGACCGCTACGAGGGGTCGAAGGCCCTGTCCAAGATCGCCATCGTGAAGGAGGTGGCGGGCCTGCACGTGCCCGGCTCCCCGTGGGCGACGCCGCCGGACGAGCTGGCGAAGCTGGCGGGTTACTGGCGGGACATCGGGGCCTCCCGGGCCGAGGCAAGGCGCCTGCTGCGCGAGGTGGGGCTGCCAGAGGGCTTCGGGTTCACCCTCCTGGCGACCGGCGTCCCGCAGCCATTCGACGCCATCGCCGTGTGGCTCATCGACCAGTGGCGTCAGGTGGGCCTCAGCGTGAAGCAGGAAGTCCCAGAGCGCGGCCGCTACTACGACAAGCTGCGCGGCGGCGATTACCAGGTCTCCTTCGATCCGAAGTGCGGCTACATCGTCGAGCCCGACCTCGACCTCTACAAGTTCCAGAGCGGGCCCACGTCGGCGGTGCCCTCCGGCATCAGCCACGCCAACTATGCGCGCTACAAGGACCCGGTGCTGGACGAGCTCTTCGTCCGGCAGAGCCGGGCGCGGAGCCAGGAGGACCGGCGGCGCTTCCTGCGCGAGTTCGAGCGCCGGCTGCTCGACGAGGAGGCCCACTACGCGACGACCCTGCAGTGGCACCGGATCGTGCCGCACCTGGCCAGGGTGCGGGGGTGGACCCTCACGCCCAGTCATTACCTCAATCATCAACTTGACACGGTCTGGCTGGCCGAATAGGAGGCGCCCTCCATGGCATACCAGCCGCGAGGCCGGCACTTCGAGGACTTCGAGGTCGGCGAGGTGATCGAGACCTGCGCCCGCACCATCGACGCCGCCGACGTCACGCTCTTCGCCGGGCTCTCCGGCGACCACAACCCGCTTCACACCGACGAGGAGACGGCGAAGACGACGCCCTTCGGCTCCCGCATCGCGCACGGGATGCTCACCGTGTGCATCTCCACCGGCCAGCAGAACCAGACGGGCCTCTTCGAGGGGACCACGCTGGCGCTCCTGGGCATGGACAGGCTCCGCTTCAGCGGCGCGGTGAAGTTCGGCGACACGATCCGCACTGAGATGACGGTGCGAGAGGTGAAGGAGTCGTCGAAGCCGGACCGGGGCACGGTGCGTCTGGACGTGGCGGTGAAGAACCAGCGCGGCGAAACCGTCGCCACCTGGGACCAGGCCGTGCTGATGCGCAGGAGGTCTGCATGAGATTCGACGGCCGGGTGGTGCTGGTCACGGGGGCGGGGGGCGGCATCGGCGAGGCCACGGCGCGGCGCTTCGCGCGGGAGGGTGCCCGGGTGGCCGTCAATGACACCGACGCGGCCGGGGCAGAGCGGGTGGCGGGCGAGATCGGCGCCGGCGCTCTGGCGCTGGCGGCGGACGTGACGCGAAAGAGCGACGTGGACGCCATGGTGGGGCAGATCACGGAGGCCTGGGGGCCCGTGGACGTGCTCATCGCCAATGCGGGCATCAACCGGGACGCCATGGCCGCCAAGATGGCGGAGGAGCAGTGGGACGAGGTGCTGAGGGTGAACCTGAAGGGAACCTTCCTCCCGGCGCAGGCGGTCCTGCCGGGGATGCGGGAGCGCGGGTGGGGCCGCGTCATCACCACCTCCTCCATCGGGTCGCTGGGCAATATCGGGCAGGCCAACTACGCCGCCTCGAAGGCCGGGGTGATCGGGCTCACGAAGACGCTGGCGCTGGAGTACGCGAAGTACGGGGTGACGGTGAACTGCATCGCGCCCGGCGCCACGCTGACGCGGATGCTGGCGGGCGTGCCCGACAAGGTCAGGGAGCAGATCGTCGCCAGGATTCCCGTCGGGCGCATCGCCGATCCTGCCGAGATCGCGGCCGTGCACTGCTTTCTCGCCTCCGACGAGGCGGCCTTCATCACGGGGCAGGTGCTCTTCGTGGACGGCGGCATGACCGTCGGGATCTAGGATGACGGCGGCTGCGATCGGGCGAATGGCCTCTGCTGGCGCGGGAATCCGTCGGGGATGGGCGAGGCGAAGCCCGGGTGCCCATCCCTGGTCGAGAACGCGGGCGGGCGACAGCCCGGGTGCGCGTCGGGTCGACGGGGGCTGAGATCGGGCGCGGTGAGTCGTGGGGCGTGTCGCTCCGGCGGGGGCGGGCGGGCGACAGCCCGGGTGCCCGCCCCAGGTAAGGAGACCTATGCGCAAGGTGGCGCTGGTGGGGGCGGGGGTGACCAGGTTCGGCGTCCGCAAGGCGTCCTATCGCGATCTCGTCTGGGAGGCCGGCAAGGCCTGTTTCGACTCGGCGCCAGCGGTGAGGCCACGCGACCTCGAGGGCCTCGTGGTCGGCTCGGTGATGCCGGAGCGCACGGCCTTCCAGAGCCACATCTCGTCCATGGCGGCGGAAGCCCTCGGGATCACCCCGAGCGCGCTCTCGGCCCGCACCGAGCACATGTGCGCCTCGGGCACCGTCGGCATCCGCTACGCCTACGCCTTCATCGCCGCCGGGCTCGCCGACCTGGTGATGGTCCTCGGCGTCGAGAAGCTCAACCAGCCGGCGGCCGACGAGGCCATCCTCAACATGGGCACGGGGGTGGACCGCGACTGGGAGGCCTGCTACGGGCTGACGGCGCCCCCCTGTTTCGCCCTGGCCGCCCAGAAACACATGGCCCGGTACGGGACCACCGAGGAGCAGCTGGCCCTCGTCGGCGTGAAGAACCACGCGCATGCCACCCGGAACCCCAATGCGCACTTCCAGAAGGGGGCGACCCTCGAGCAGGTGATGGGCTCGCGGATGATCGCCTCCCCGCTCAGACTCTTCATGTGCTCTCCCATCACGGACGGCGCCGCGGCGGTGATCCTCGCCTCGGAGGACCGGGCACGAGACCTCACCGACCGCCCGGTGTGGATCCGGGGCACGGGCCAGGCCCTCGACGGCTTCACGCTCACCTCGCTCCACGAGGACTACGCCCATTGGCCCGCCATGAAACGGGCGGCGGAGTCGGCGTACCGGATGGCGGGCATCGGCCCTGCGGACGTGGACCTGGCGGAGGTGCATGACTGCTTCGCCATCGCCGAGATCATCGCCTACGAGGAACTGGGCTTCTGCGAGAAGGGCGAGGGTGGGGGCTTCGTGGCGAAGGGACGCTCGGACTATGGCGGGGAGGTGGTGGTGAACCCCCGCGGGGGGCTCATGGGCTGCGGCCACCCGCTGGGGGCCACGGGCGTGGCCCAGGCCGCCGAGGTCTATGCCCAGCTCCGCGCGGAGGCCGGTCCGCGCCAGGTGCCTGATGCCCGCATCGGGCTTGCCCACAACAACAGCGGGATGGGCGAGCACGTGGTGATGATTTACGGGCGGGAGGCGGCGTGATGGCCTACTTCCGCGCCGTCGACCCGTTTCCGCTGGAGTCAGCGGACCAGAACAAGCTGCACGAGTTCTACGAGTACCTGGCAGCCGACAGGCTGGTGACCACCTGCTGCGGGTCCTGCCGGCGCCTGGCCTGGCCGCCCCGGGGGTTCTGTCCCGAGTGCCTCTCGGACCACTTCGAGTGGGTGGACCTGCCGCACGAGGGCACGGTGCACGGTTTCAGCATCCAGGAGACAGGGCTGCCCGCGGGCTTCCGGGCTCCAGTCGTCTTCGCCATCGTCACGGTGGGCGGACTCAGGATCTTCGGCCCTGTCGTGGGCGCTGATCCGGTCGCGCTCCGCGTCGGCGACACGGTGCGCTTCGCTCCGATCCGCGTGGCAGACGACTCCAAGGGCCTCGCCCGCCACCTGGTGGCCTTCGCGCCCGGGGCGAGACCGGCGTGAGACCGCTCAGGGTCCTCGTGGCCAAGCCAGGGCTCGACGGTCACGACCGCGGGGCCAAGGTGGTGGCGCAGGCGCTCCGCGACGCGGGGATGGAGGTGATCTACACGGGGCTCAAGCGCACCCCCGAGGCCATCGTGGCCGAGGCCGTCCAGGAGGACGTGGACGTGGTCGGGCTGTCGATCCTGTCAGGGGCGCATGCGCTGCTCTGCGAGCGGGTGGTCCGGGGGCTCAAGGCAGCCGGGGGCGACCGCGTCAAGGTCGCGGTGGGGGGCACCATCCCCCAGGCCGACATCCCGTCGCTGCTCGAGGCGGGGGCCTGGGCCGTCTTCCCCATGGGCACACCGCTGCCGGCGATCATCCAGGTCTTCGAGAGGCTCGGCCGCAGCGCGGATCGCGCGGACGCTTGCTGAGGAGGGCGGGGCTATGACCAGGGACAGGAAGACCAGGGACGTCGTGCTGCACTCGGGGATCCCCGTGAGGCCGGTATACGGGCCCGAGGATCTCGCGAGCTTCGATCCGGCGCGCGATCTCGGCGTGCCGGGGGAGTACCCCTTCACCCGCGGGATCCACCCCGAGATGTACCGGGCGCGAGTGTGGACCATGAGGCAGTACGTCGGCTTCGGGACGCCGGCGGAGAGCAACGGCCGCTTCAAGTACCTCATGTCCCACGGGCAGGACGCCCTCAATGTGGCCTTCGACCTGCCGACCCAGCTGGGGCTCGATTCCGATGACCCTCGGGCCGCCGGGGAGGTGGGGCGCGTGGGCATGGCCGTGGACAGTCTCGCCGACATGGAAGAAGCCTTCGACGGCATCGCCGCCGACCAGGTGAGCGTCTCCTTCACCATCAATTCCATGGCCGCCATCGTGCAGGCCATGTACCTGGTGGTGGCCGAGAAGCAGGGGATACGCTGGGACCGGATCGTGACGACGCCGCAGAACGACATCCTCAAGGAGTTCGTCGCGCGCGGCACGTGGGTGTACCCGGTGGAGCCCTCGCTCAGGCTCGTGGCCGACCTGGCGGAGTTCTGCGCCCGGCGGGCTCCCCGGGTCAACCCCATCTCCATCTGCGGCTACCACATCAGGGAGGCCGGCTGCACGACGGCACAGGAGATGGCCTATGGGCTCGCCATGGCCGCCGCCTACACGGAGCTCCTCCTCCGGCGTGGGCTTCCGGTGGACGACTTCGCGCCGCGGTTGTCGTTCAACTTTACCTGCTGGGGGAAGATCTTCGAGGAGGTGGCCAAGTTCCGGGCCGGTCGCCGCCTCTACGCGCGGATGATGAAGGAACGCTTCGGCGCGAAGAACCCCAAGAGCATGATGTTCCGCTCGCTCATCGGGGGCGGAGGCTCGGCCTTCACCGTGCAGGAGCCGGAGAACAACATCGTCCGCGGCGCCTATCTCGCGTTGACGGCGGCACTCTCGGGCGCCCAGACCATGGCGCTCCCCACCTATGACGAGGCGTACACCATCCCGTCTTCCAAGGCCCAGCTCATCGCGCTCCGGACCATGCAGATCTGCGCGGAGGAGAGCGGCGTGGCGGACACGGTGGACCCCCTGGGCGGCTCGTACTACGTGGAGGCCCTCACCCAGGCAATGGAGGGGAAGATCCTCGAGGAGCTGGCGCATGTCGAGACGCTCGGCGGCTTCGTCGAGGCCGTCAAGTCGGGCGCTCTCCAGGCCGAGGTGGCGCGGGAGGCGTACCGCTTCGAGCAGAAGGTCCTCTCGGGGGAGATCCCCAAGGTGGGCGTGAACCGCCACGTGGCGCAGGATGGCGCCGGCCAGAGCCAGGACCTCGAGCTCTACCGGGCGGACCCGAAGGTGGCCGAGGCGCAGGTGGCGAAGCTCGAGCGGCTCCGCCGGGAACGCGACGGCCGGGCCGTGGCCAGCGCGCTGGACCGGCTCAGGGACGCGGCCCGGGGCCCGGGCAATCTCATGGAGCCCATCCTCGAGGCAGTGCGCGCCTACGCGACGCTCGGCGAGATGGCGGGCGCGCTCAAGGACGTCTTCGGCGAGCACAAGGAGCCGGTGAGGTTCTGAGGATGACGCTCTTCTCCGGGGTGCGGGTGCTGGATCTCTCGCGCATGCTCGCCGGACCGTATGGCTCGATGCTGATGGCCGATCTTGGGGCGGAGGTGATCAAGATCGAGGAGCCGGACGGCGGTGACCCCATGCGGGGCATGGGGCCGCCCTTCCTCCCGAACGGCGAGAGCGCCTACTTCCTCAGCATCAACCGGAACAAGAAGAGCGTGGCGCTGGATCTCACCCAAGAAGCCGGCCGCGCCGTCCTCCGCGACCTCGCGCGCGTCGCCGACGTGGTGTGGGACAATTTCAGGCCGGGCGTGCTGGC
Above is a window of Candidatus Rokuibacteriota bacterium DNA encoding:
- a CDS encoding ABC transporter substrate-binding protein; this translates as MSERRPRWFAAGAAVLLLGAAAAALAADDGPRRGGELLFIMPAADPPSYDAHREDTFAVIQPAAPHYNTLLRPDPSDRTGTRLVGDLAESWTVSSDGRTYTVRLRRGVRFHDGAGMTSADVKASYDKIISPPEGVTSARKGEFVAVEGVEAPDPHTVVFRLKWASNSFLGSLASPWNWIYKAEILARDPRWYQRNIMGTGPFKFVEHVKGSHWVGRRNPDYWDTGKPYLDGYRALFITQAAAQVAAIRAERAHIQFRGFTPANRETLVQALGSNLTVQESAWNCHAMLVFNHEKPPFDDRRFRRALSLAIDRYEGSKALSKIAIVKEVAGLHVPGSPWATPPDELAKLAGYWRDIGASRAEARRLLREVGLPEGFGFTLLATGVPQPFDAIAVWLIDQWRQVGLSVKQEVPERGRYYDKLRGGDYQVSFDPKCGYIVEPDLDLYKFQSGPTSAVPSGISHANYARYKDPVLDELFVRQSRARSQEDRRRFLREFERRLLDEEAHYATTLQWHRIVPHLARVRGWTLTPSHYLNHQLDTVWLAE
- a CDS encoding MaoC family dehydratase N-terminal domain-containing protein; amino-acid sequence: MAYQPRGRHFEDFEVGEVIETCARTIDAADVTLFAGLSGDHNPLHTDEETAKTTPFGSRIAHGMLTVCISTGQQNQTGLFEGTTLALLGMDRLRFSGAVKFGDTIRTEMTVREVKESSKPDRGTVRLDVAVKNQRGETVATWDQAVLMRRRSA
- the fabG gene encoding 3-oxoacyl-ACP reductase FabG, with translation MRFDGRVVLVTGAGGGIGEATARRFAREGARVAVNDTDAAGAERVAGEIGAGALALAADVTRKSDVDAMVGQITEAWGPVDVLIANAGINRDAMAAKMAEEQWDEVLRVNLKGTFLPAQAVLPGMRERGWGRVITTSSIGSLGNIGQANYAASKAGVIGLTKTLALEYAKYGVTVNCIAPGATLTRMLAGVPDKVREQIVARIPVGRIADPAEIAAVHCFLASDEAAFITGQVLFVDGGMTVGI
- a CDS encoding thiolase domain-containing protein yields the protein MRKVALVGAGVTRFGVRKASYRDLVWEAGKACFDSAPAVRPRDLEGLVVGSVMPERTAFQSHISSMAAEALGITPSALSARTEHMCASGTVGIRYAYAFIAAGLADLVMVLGVEKLNQPAADEAILNMGTGVDRDWEACYGLTAPPCFALAAQKHMARYGTTEEQLALVGVKNHAHATRNPNAHFQKGATLEQVMGSRMIASPLRLFMCSPITDGAAAVILASEDRARDLTDRPVWIRGTGQALDGFTLTSLHEDYAHWPAMKRAAESAYRMAGIGPADVDLAEVHDCFAIAEIIAYEELGFCEKGEGGGFVAKGRSDYGGEVVVNPRGGLMGCGHPLGATGVAQAAEVYAQLRAEAGPRQVPDARIGLAHNNSGMGEHVVMIYGREAA
- a CDS encoding OB-fold domain-containing protein; the encoded protein is MAYFRAVDPFPLESADQNKLHEFYEYLAADRLVTTCCGSCRRLAWPPRGFCPECLSDHFEWVDLPHEGTVHGFSIQETGLPAGFRAPVVFAIVTVGGLRIFGPVVGADPVALRVGDTVRFAPIRVADDSKGLARHLVAFAPGARPA
- a CDS encoding cobalamin B12-binding domain-containing protein produces the protein MRPLRVLVAKPGLDGHDRGAKVVAQALRDAGMEVIYTGLKRTPEAIVAEAVQEDVDVVGLSILSGAHALLCERVVRGLKAAGGDRVKVAVGGTIPQADIPSLLEAGAWAVFPMGTPLPAIIQVFERLGRSADRADAC
- a CDS encoding methylmalonyl-CoA mutase; this translates as MTRDRKTRDVVLHSGIPVRPVYGPEDLASFDPARDLGVPGEYPFTRGIHPEMYRARVWTMRQYVGFGTPAESNGRFKYLMSHGQDALNVAFDLPTQLGLDSDDPRAAGEVGRVGMAVDSLADMEEAFDGIAADQVSVSFTINSMAAIVQAMYLVVAEKQGIRWDRIVTTPQNDILKEFVARGTWVYPVEPSLRLVADLAEFCARRAPRVNPISICGYHIREAGCTTAQEMAYGLAMAAAYTELLLRRGLPVDDFAPRLSFNFTCWGKIFEEVAKFRAGRRLYARMMKERFGAKNPKSMMFRSLIGGGGSAFTVQEPENNIVRGAYLALTAALSGAQTMALPTYDEAYTIPSSKAQLIALRTMQICAEESGVADTVDPLGGSYYVEALTQAMEGKILEELAHVETLGGFVEAVKSGALQAEVAREAYRFEQKVLSGEIPKVGVNRHVAQDGAGQSQDLELYRADPKVAEAQVAKLERLRRERDGRAVASALDRLRDAARGPGNLMEPILEAVRAYATLGEMAGALKDVFGEHKEPVRF